A stretch of the Filimonas lacunae genome encodes the following:
- a CDS encoding fasciclin domain-containing protein, with the protein MNKRILNKLHYVLLALVAGFTACSKNWDDHNAVSLPGLTSNLAVHVSTNAGISRFYELLVKSGYDKVIAGSKSYTVWAPDNTALQNLDASLINDSAALRRFVAGHISNQSYTTGAATVALSIATLNGKYQVFTATGFEEANIEQADEYASNGVLHVIDRYVTPRLSIWEYLATTSSAQKDYLHSLDYSATDSTGVAYVANTYTDKTAVNEEAGKFTFFILADEGWNLQLQRLQPFFATDSAAYTLALTQWALAKNLVVKGAYAATDLPDTLVSVSGVKVPVNKAAITASYKASNGYVHVIGNIPFRLQDQFPAIVVQGESPSGFSRTDKYANIFYRSKADAAGNTYNDIMAYGYQVAQFYIYYSVKQVPAAKYKVYWRAVAGNYDSQTITFQQRIAFNNWETVSLPYTTVTLNNYDEVYLGEYTTTRYGNNTIYLVAANTATTGQNTLTLDYLKLVPVTE; encoded by the coding sequence ATGAATAAGAGAATCTTGAATAAACTGCATTATGTGTTACTGGCATTAGTAGCCGGTTTTACTGCCTGTAGCAAAAATTGGGATGACCATAATGCGGTAAGTCTTCCTGGGCTTACCAGTAACCTTGCTGTGCACGTTAGCACTAATGCCGGTATTAGCCGGTTTTATGAGTTGCTGGTGAAGTCAGGTTACGACAAAGTAATTGCCGGTTCAAAAAGCTACACGGTGTGGGCGCCTGATAATACAGCGTTGCAAAACCTCGACGCTTCGCTGATAAACGATTCTGCTGCTTTACGCCGTTTTGTGGCAGGGCATATCAGTAACCAATCGTATACAACAGGGGCAGCAACCGTAGCCTTATCCATCGCTACTTTAAACGGAAAATACCAGGTGTTTACGGCTACAGGTTTTGAAGAGGCCAACATTGAACAGGCAGATGAGTATGCCTCTAATGGGGTGTTGCATGTAATAGATAGATATGTTACTCCCCGGTTGAGCATATGGGAGTATCTGGCCACTACATCCTCTGCCCAGAAGGATTACCTGCATTCATTGGATTACAGTGCTACAGATTCAACCGGTGTTGCTTATGTGGCTAATACATACACTGATAAAACGGCTGTGAATGAGGAAGCCGGCAAGTTTACCTTTTTTATACTGGCTGATGAAGGCTGGAACCTGCAATTGCAGCGCCTGCAACCTTTTTTTGCCACAGACAGCGCAGCTTATACATTGGCCCTGACGCAATGGGCATTGGCAAAGAACCTGGTAGTGAAAGGTGCTTATGCTGCTACAGATTTGCCTGATACGCTGGTGTCTGTTTCAGGTGTGAAGGTGCCTGTTAATAAGGCTGCTATCACTGCTTCCTATAAAGCCAGTAACGGATATGTACATGTGATAGGTAATATCCCGTTCCGTTTGCAGGATCAGTTTCCGGCTATTGTAGTACAAGGGGAAAGCCCATCGGGCTTTAGCCGTACGGATAAGTATGCGAACATATTTTATCGCTCTAAAGCGGATGCAGCGGGTAATACCTATAATGATATCATGGCCTACGGGTACCAGGTGGCGCAATTTTATATCTATTACTCTGTTAAGCAGGTGCCTGCTGCTAAGTATAAGGTGTACTGGCGCGCTGTAGCGGGCAATTACGATAGCCAGACCATTACTTTTCAGCAACGGATAGCGTTTAATAACTGGGAAACAGTGAGCCTGCCTTATACTACAGTTACCCTGAATAATTATGATGAGGTATATCTGGGTGAATATACTACTACCCGGTATGGCAATAATACCATTTACCTGGTAGCAGCCAACACGGCTACCACAGGACAAAACACTTTAACGCTGGACTACCTGAAGCTGGTGCCTGTTACTGAATAA